The Procambarus clarkii isolate CNS0578487 chromosome 39, FALCON_Pclarkii_2.0, whole genome shotgun sequence region gcttaggctatttcttcccccccccaagccctcttttCTGTCACTAGGAACTAGGAAGACTAACTTTTCATCACTAGGAAGAGGAAGACATATGTCGGTGACATAAATGAGTGTGTGGACTCCAGTCAAACGTGACACTGATACTTGTCACAGAATGTCGTTGGCTCATGTCAAAGGcagttaataataatatttacgaaaagtacacacacatacaaaatgaCTTACAAgatgaatgttggatttctagatacagttagtatatactatgcctaaaaacCACTAATACGCAAAGCTTTTCGGGCATGATTGTGTTTCTCTGGCTCCAGTGACTATTCTTGTAATCAACAATGGCTCAAATGATACCTCTCGCCTCAAGTCCTGCATGAGCTCTGTCTAGGGCTTAAGTccagagacagacaggcaaggGGGCTCACGTCTAAGGATGAACAATAAGGATGAACAGCAACATACCCTGAAGGACAGTTAGAGAATGGTAAACGAGGAGCCAGAACGACCAGACGTGCAAGAAGGAGAGTGGGTGAGACACCGGACCACTTCACATTTCTAGCAGAGAACTCGAGtggaaatctaaaaaaaaaaatgtattggGAACCAAGTTGCGACCTTGAGCAGGAGCCTCGTTACCAGAAaaggtgtacatcataataacaacaacaaaaaaaggaGGATAATGGTTGTTGGAGATTTGCAAATGTGCTTCAGGAATATGGCCTTTATTCTAGGAATGCAAGAAATAAAATTAGGGTATGATTTGCGAGACTATAAATATAGATGACAGAATGAGTAATTTCTGAGAATGGTGGATAAATATAGTGTTAGTTATGATCAAGGATAAGTTCCGGTCATGTGTAGTGGTCGTGCCAAGGTTGAGAGTTGGAAGGTGTAGTGGACGCCAAGAGTGATGGGTGTAAAGCAACATACCGGAGAGTGTTCGGTGAACAATGCAATACCATTCGTGGATAACTGGAACTCTTTAAGCTGTCTCCTGtctagagggacagggggacacggTAAGCTTTTGCAGAGTCATTAGATAAAATAACATATAAGACTTTGAACACTGGAATGGGTGTAAACAACTGGACCAATTTTAAAACTAAaaaaagggggagaggggagataaCTTAGAAATGTTGAACAGCTACATTACTCGATAAAGCTGAAACTACGAGTTCTGAATACACGTATAAGAGAGTCACGATTACTAGGAATCCTTCGCCAACAAATCCATGCAGAAATATTACTCGAATTGCTTAAATGTTTACAATTTGTAGCTGACAAGCAGAGCAAATGTGTGATCTCGCCCATCGAGCTGTGATAACGTGGCGGTAAACTTACAGTTGTCGTCCACAAAGTACTGGACAAAATCAGGAAAGGATCCCACGTATCCGTGCACCTTGATCATTCGTGAGTGGTGGTGGAAGGAGACCACCACGTCCTTGGGGTTCCTGGCCACGTACACCACctggacaacaacaacatgtgttAATGACGACCCTGTATTTGTAACTGATGCGTGACTCCTCTATATTATTGCGTGATACATAGccaaatagtattagcattggaATACATGTCTCATTGTATTATTGTATGGTACATGACCGTGTTTTATTATTGCATGTTGCATAATACCTagaattttaaggaagttttgtaGTAGTATATACGTCAATACATGTGCTAAGTTTTTCTTTAATCCATAAGTGTCAGGTTAATTCATACTGAGAAGCAAGGATCATTGGCTAATATAGTTTTGTCAGtcaggaggccacacacacattaacacctcagcagacaatgagtcacaataacgtggctgaagatatgacgtTACTTCAAGTCATCAGACGACTTTataatggaccgaaacgtcgtcgtttctccgttTTCTGACGTGTCATCTTAGCACCTAACTTTACACAGCTAGTAAGttgcaataacgaggctgaagttcccacacccaacccacacatgtgaAAATAACTGACATGAGGACGTTTCAGGTCCTGTGAGGACGTTTCAGGTCCTGTGAGGACGTTTCAGGTCCTGTGAGGACGTTTCAGGTCCTGTGAGGACGTTTCAGGTCCTGTGAGGACGTTTCAGGTCCTGtgaggacgtttcggtccgtcatggaacATTATCAGGAGTATTTCCAGACGTATGAGCTGAATATCAGAATATCAAGAGTATTTCCAGACgtatgggctgtgtgtgtgtacctgactTGACCACGTATAAATACCTTAGTAGTCTCAAGAAGCGAGGGCGCGAACAGAGAGAGCGGCAGGTGGGTCTTTATGGTGCGGGGCGGAGACGCCAGCTCGGCCATCTGGAGCATAATTCCATCCCTCGGGTTCCTCCCGGGACACGCTATATCGAAATTCTTCAACAAGGGAGATTCAGCCACATTTTCAAAGTCAACGAGATCGTCAAGAAAAAAGTCCATTCTGTCGAGAACGACGCCATCTTTAATCAACTGTTTACAGTGCATAGCGAATGACATTCACCAACATGATAAGtggagatgagtcacaataacgtggctggcaaatgttgaccagaccacataactagaaagtgaagagacgacgacgtttcggtccgtcctggaccattctctaggTTCAATCGACGACGAttgtggtccgtcctggacctcaatcgacttgataatggcccaggacggaccgaaacgtcgtcgtctcttcactttctagttatgtggtttggtcaagaaCATAAATAAGTGTCTGAAGTTATAATAACTGAAGCGTCTAAACGAACAATTACTCGATAAAAGGAGAGCGGGCCATGGTGGACAGGGAAGCTAGTGCATGGCCAAGGTCGGGGTTGTTCCTCATCGTCCACACGATCTCCTGCATCCACGTCGTGCCACACTTGGGCCACGTCATCAAGAGCACGTCGTTAGGCTCGAACTGGGGGACAGGAAAATGGAGCGTCAGGTGAAAATGCTGCCGACTTACAATGGTGCTGGTTACAGTGGAATTCCTAGGTAGAAATGACAGCAATGTGTATAAAGAAACAATCAGTCATTCCTGACTATGCATAATATTCCCTACATCTGAAGATGCTAACATGTGAAAAACGCTTTCTTTTACTGGCACTTAACAGGCCTATTAAATGTGTAAAATGAACTTAGGAGTAAATTTTAAACTACATTATAAAGTGAGTATGTCCAGGAAAGAGATATGTGCGGGAATCATTCCTACAGCCCTTTGGTTATATTCAGTAACACGTGCGCTTATAAAAGGGAAATCACAACTAGTGGATAACAGAGCTGCAACACTACTTTCAATGCAAACAACAGACCTTAAGGGGCCCATGATGGGGGTCCATGATGGGGGTCCATGATGGGGGCCACAGGAGGACCAGGGATCGGTGCCCGGGGCCCATGATGTAAGTTAACAACATTCACAATCAGTGCCAAATTATGAAACTCACAACCCTGCGcgtaaaaggaattaccggaaaaaataGATAGATGGAGCTACAATTTCCTAACAGAACGCATTGTGTTATATTCAAAGTAAAAGCCGGATCATCCGCCTTGAAAAGTTCAGTActccagggtactgtgcatgCTCCAGTACACTCATTCTCATCTCggccatagacaaggacacagttCCGTATCATCCTTTTGCAGATGACGCTAGGATTTGTATGAGAGTAGAAATTGCTGAGAACACTGCAGACCTCGAAACCTATGTTTCGAGGTCTGCAGTGTTTCGAGGTCTGCTTCATTTAAAGATGAAACCTCATctttaaatgagccacagaaaataACATTAGGTTCAATAGGATAAATTTCGCCCCCTGCTCTATGGTAAGAACGAAGAAATCCAAACAGGTGTTACATATAAAacagtaaaatcacactatagtaAAAAAAAGGACAGTAAAAGACCTGGGAATAATCATGTCGGGAGACCTTACATTTACAGGACACAAAGTAACTGTTATAACTGCAAGAAAGATTACAGGCAGGATAACGAGAACCtgtcaaacaagagatgccaaaTCAATGATGGTATTGTTTAGACACTAATGCTATTTAGGGAGGAATATTGTTGCAAGTTAATTGCCCCATTCAAAACTGGAGTTGCTGATCTGGAGAATGTGCGAATAATTTTTTTGGTACTGTTTATAATCGGTATTATATCCAATAATTTATCCACTTAAGAATGTGTAACTTATACACTAACTGCATACACTTATCTTTATTCAGTAGCACAATAACAGGTCTGTTACACCAATATGTTCTGGGAATTTTCTACATCTTTTCCATTTTCATTTCCTACACTACATTAGTTTATCTCAGCCTAGAACTAATCAACACGTACATTTCACACCACATTTCAGGTTAGTCTTTACCTCCTTTATGGATATATCTGATGGCGCTCTTATTCTTCTCGCACAACCGAAACCATTAATCACACATGTGATACTCTTTCATGAATTCCCCCCATGAAGTTTCAAAGCTTACTTTGAAATTTCAACTACTTCTACTTTTCCCTTTCTCCGGTCAATATTAAATGCCACAACCTAGTTCCTTAGCCAAATGAAGTTTGCTCATACCTTAAAGTTGtaatatttgtcaccatacttcaaGAAAGCAGTCGTGAAGAGCCATCTCTCGGGATTGAGGCGGACGAGACCACTTTTATAGCCAATAAAGTCCTTCTTCTGCTTGGCCAGCTCCTCCCCCTCCAGAGGAACAACTTTGTGGCCGCTGGCAAGTGACATGATGGATCTGATGATAGAAGTTAAAATATTATAAAGGAAGTGGTTGCTAGCGTCTGTACTATTCTAGTTGGCACCCAGGGCCATAGATGGCTGGAATCAGTTTCCACCTGCCTGTCAACTATTGCCGTAGCTTTTAGTCCACTTGCTTCAAAAGTATACCTAGTTCTGAAGTGCGTTTGTCCATGTGGCGTTAGTATACACTCCCCGACTTACTTATTCTACTTAACATTCTTAGTTCCCCCCTATTATGACTCGTGCAAGTTTCTATATAAGACAATTtgttaccacaaggttcacttgTTCTACTCGTGCCCACTTGCTCCAGTGCGAGATGGGTTATCTtcctcatgaggttatcttgatatgatttcgggacttagcgtccccgcggcccgctgGAGGTCAGACCATTGGGGCTACCATTTCCCAGGTTTCCATGGTGATTACTATTGGGTATGTGTCCAACATGAGTGGGTTGGAGCTGGTAGAATTGCTACCATTGACATGTGACTGTCTCCCATTGAGAACCCAAGAAACTTGGTGGCGAGTTCAGAGCTGGTTTGACCCCCTCTTAAGAAAAATGATTGAAAACAACAAATGCAAAtacaatacaaatacaaatatttattcaggtaaagaacATACAGTACATAAagtacaaggtgaaatacaaaagttgatggattcatagatagagctagtacatacaatgcctaaaaccactattacgcaaagcgtttcgggcaggaaaaacactaagactaaaacttaatactaacttagattaaagtataaattgtgttgagaaaaaatcagaaaaaaaggggggaaacatggcagaaaaaaagcaaaaatacaatttggtcaacaaacagcattgtttaaatcgtagacatgggttgacattcaggggtgaggtaggttgcatggagttaattaggtggtacttagtgtttatcttaaactggttgggagaggtacagtcttttaacatagttgggaaggtcattccacattcgaggtcccttgatttgtaaagcatttctgctttgactaagtcgtactcttggaatatcaaataggtatttgtttctggtgtggtgctcatgggatctgttacaaccttctaggaagcttttaaggtcaggttagacattacagttcagcgttttatatatataaaatacacatgagaggatgtgcagtgacttaatagctaacatattcagagatttgagtaagggtactgagtaatgtctggggccagagttagatattgtcctaatagcagctttgtgttgagtaattagaggacgtaaatgattttgggtagtagaaccccaaacacaaataccatagttgagataaggatagatgagagagtaatagagtgtcaccagggcagggcgaggtacataatatctgatcttagaaagaatgccaacagtttttttttttaactttttttgatatatttagaatgtgtccctggaaattcagcttggggtcaatgagaacgccaaggaatttgccatctactttgttacaaatttggatattgttaatcctgagatttatttgatttgagggtttattgccaaacaaaatatagaaagttttgtcaatattgagggtgagtttgttggcagttagccagtgatggactatatatagctcagtattcactgtggcatttagagcctaTACGTCTTCTCAAggacatgttttttattaatggatttaagtatcccctttgcaagccaaggattgtttagccttttagttgtgacttgtttcgttagcataggacagtgggtgttataaaggctgagagttttttgaagaaaagattgcactgctaggttgatgtcccctatgttacctaattcggactcccagttgacattagcagcagcagctataaatttGCCTatggaagtttcattgtgcagcctaaagcttttctcccttgtctctagaggtggtttgttaatgtcagTTAGGAGAAATAtgaggtaatggtctgtagtgctatctatgattatccctgaagtaagtggagaggttatgttggtccagatgtgatcaagagctgtggcagtactataagtaattctagtaggtctagtgattaagggtatgaggaagcaggaattcacacagttgaggaagctggcagcagtagggttttcaggttcacagaggtcaatattaaagtcccctgcgataattagatagtTTTTGTTCAgtatgttatctagtattagatttctaagattagagttgaattcggacacatcagtgttaggaattctatagactgctcccacagtcaagacagACTCAGCACCCATGACTCTGAAACTGACGAAGATATACTCTCCACAATAGTctttagttctaattactttttaacatgttagttcttggtagtaaagagcagtaccaccacctctctgaattggtcggcagttgtgaattgctgagtagtttggcatgttaaagagtt contains the following coding sequences:
- the LOC123760313 gene encoding sulfotransferase 1E1 translates to MSLASGHKVVPLEGEELAKQKKDFIGYKSGLVRLNPERWLFTTAFLKYGDKYYNFKFEPNDVLLMTWPKCGTTWMQEIVWTMRNNPDLGHALASLSTMARSPFIEMDFFLDDLVDFENVAESPLLKNFDIACPGRNPRDGIMLQMAELASPPRTIKTHLPLSLFAPSLLETTKVVYVARNPKDVVVSFHHHSRMIKVHGYVGSFPDFVQYFVDDNLAYGPYWLHLKEAWEKRHHPNLHFVFYEDLKEDIMGELRKLNDFLGTELTDNQLNNVAKHSSFSEMKARDAMGLDKDETLCDQKVISKEGGFFRKGETGSWKAKLTPELEDKVDKWITRHLNDFGINFKYCL